A stretch of the Proteus sp. ZN5 genome encodes the following:
- a CDS encoding ROK family transcriptional regulator, with protein MNEKPESLDLKPTQQLLLELIRRHGPVSRAELSKLSHLTPGAITQQCRELIFSGLIVEGEKSTGQRGQPSLPLKLNSGGACSIGISFSSGFIDLAIVDFCGKKLFSTSEPHIENQPLDATLQQIQKLVVNTLKKLKLYNARILGVGYAVPGFLKSDGKKRHCVAWLESWRDVDLQAVFEANLPWPTWVENNANASAIGEMYSGQWNEYRDLTLIELGYGIGAGIIADHKLLTGGFKNAGEVGMAFPTGAPRPSYKDLLANLHKAGFDEKQLPQLIQKKEPTFEMWYQRALQQLEDTVMGCLQWLDPQLVIIGGVMPSVITERLAKDITANIKQRLDPDRPPAKIAHSSIGAESASLGAAMLSLYQVIHQ; from the coding sequence ATGAATGAAAAACCAGAGTCATTGGATTTAAAGCCGACCCAGCAACTTTTATTGGAACTGATTCGACGGCATGGCCCAGTCTCTCGTGCTGAATTATCTAAATTGTCCCACTTGACACCAGGGGCAATTACTCAGCAATGTCGTGAACTAATCTTCTCAGGACTCATCGTTGAAGGGGAGAAAAGTACAGGACAAAGAGGGCAACCTTCTTTACCGTTAAAATTGAATTCAGGCGGAGCATGTTCAATCGGAATTTCTTTTAGCTCTGGCTTTATCGACCTAGCTATCGTTGATTTTTGCGGGAAAAAATTATTTAGCACTTCAGAACCGCATATTGAAAACCAGCCATTAGATGCAACATTGCAGCAAATACAAAAGCTAGTAGTTAACACATTAAAAAAACTCAAGCTTTATAACGCACGAATCCTTGGTGTTGGTTATGCCGTTCCTGGTTTTCTAAAATCGGATGGCAAGAAAAGACATTGTGTCGCATGGCTTGAAAGCTGGAGAGATGTCGATTTACAAGCTGTATTTGAGGCTAATCTACCTTGGCCTACATGGGTAGAAAACAATGCAAATGCTTCTGCTATTGGTGAAATGTACTCAGGTCAATGGAATGAGTATCGAGATTTAACATTGATAGAACTGGGATATGGCATCGGTGCGGGCATCATCGCTGACCATAAATTGTTAACGGGTGGATTTAAAAATGCTGGCGAAGTGGGTATGGCATTTCCAACTGGAGCACCTAGACCTTCTTATAAAGATCTGTTGGCAAATCTACACAAAGCTGGTTTTGATGAAAAGCAACTACCACAACTGATCCAAAAGAAGGAACCTACTTTTGAAATGTGGTATCAGCGTGCTTTGCAACAATTAGAAGATACAGTTATGGGGTGTTTGCAATGGCTAGACCCTCAACTTGTGATTATAGGTGGCGTAATGCCAAGTGTAATCACTGAACGACTGGCAAAAGATATTACGGCTAATATAAAACAGAGACTAGACCCTGATAGGCCCCCTGCAAAAATTGCTCATTCCTCAATCGGAGCTGAAAGCGCTTCGTTGGGGGCTGCAATGCTATCGTTATACCAAGTAATCCATCAATAG
- a CDS encoding ABC transporter ATP-binding protein gives MSTLIVKGVTKQFGEFYAARNISFTAEEGEFVTLLGPSGCGKTTLLKMIGGFHQPDDGEIILNGKPITGLPPEKRNTAMCFQSYALFPHLNVSHNICFGLKQKKTPIKEQQMRLSESLKQVGLEGHRLKMPSQLSGGQQQRVALARAMITRPDLVLFDEPLSNLDAKLRESVRFEIKELQRLYQLTSIYVTHDQAEALSMSDKIVVLNAGGIAQIGTPEDIYYRPASRFVADFIGAANIDEAHVQSTEQPGFYRIKCKLGEFYVKSSTPPPAEYCYICWRPEDAQYQPKAISSNNTFSLTIDKMAFMGNLTEAWGSNEAKTLSVRLQLVKKPPFEIGAQVTFYLPEDSIRFLEPVAQEDS, from the coding sequence ATGTCTACCTTGATAGTAAAGGGTGTTACAAAGCAATTTGGTGAATTCTATGCCGCTAGAAATATTAGCTTTACAGCTGAAGAGGGAGAGTTTGTCACCTTGCTTGGGCCTAGTGGTTGCGGAAAAACAACGTTATTAAAAATGATCGGTGGATTCCACCAACCAGATGATGGTGAAATAATTCTTAATGGGAAACCAATTACAGGACTGCCACCTGAAAAAAGAAATACTGCAATGTGCTTTCAATCTTATGCGCTTTTTCCACATTTGAATGTATCGCACAATATTTGCTTTGGCCTCAAACAAAAAAAGACGCCAATTAAAGAACAACAAATGCGGTTATCGGAATCTCTCAAGCAAGTTGGATTAGAAGGACACCGTTTAAAAATGCCTTCACAGTTGTCTGGTGGTCAGCAGCAACGTGTTGCATTGGCAAGGGCAATGATCACTAGACCAGATTTGGTCTTATTTGACGAGCCATTATCTAACCTTGATGCCAAGTTGCGTGAAAGTGTCAGGTTTGAAATAAAGGAATTGCAAAGGCTGTATCAGCTCACTTCCATTTATGTGACACATGATCAAGCTGAAGCATTATCTATGTCTGACAAAATAGTCGTTTTAAATGCTGGAGGAATAGCTCAAATCGGAACACCTGAGGATATTTATTATCGTCCCGCTAGTCGTTTTGTTGCTGACTTTATTGGTGCGGCAAATATCGACGAGGCGCATGTCCAGTCAACTGAACAACCAGGCTTTTATAGAATAAAATGCAAGCTGGGTGAGTTTTACGTCAAATCATCTACCCCTCCACCTGCGGAGTATTGTTATATTTGTTGGCGCCCCGAAGATGCGCAATACCAACCTAAAGCGATAAGCAGCAACAATACGTTCTCTTTAACCATTGATAAGATGGCGTTTATGGGAAACCTCACTGAGGCCTGGGGATCGAATGAAGCCAAGACATTATCTGTAAGATTACAACTGGTAAAAAAACCGCCATTTGAGATAGGTGCTCAAGTGACTTTTTACTTGCCTGAGGATTCTATTCGTTTTCTTGAGCCTGTTGCGCAGGAGGACTCATGA
- a CDS encoding fimbrial protein, with protein sequence MNRNTFSFSFLLLIIGLLSSVSVYSAEAKTSLATANIELKGKILNPPPICTFNNNEPIYVNFGNNVVISKIEQDNYQQKFNYDLSCTGDSKEFSFKVSVKGDPAVFDNQLLATSVTDLAIKIVLNNTELLPVNKKIKVERSKLPEFSALLVKKQGANLAEGKFRSSASVIFEYE encoded by the coding sequence ATGAATAGAAATACATTTTCGTTCTCTTTTTTATTATTGATAATCGGTTTGTTATCGAGTGTTTCTGTTTATTCAGCAGAGGCTAAAACTTCATTAGCAACTGCAAATATAGAGCTAAAAGGGAAAATACTAAACCCTCCTCCAATCTGTACGTTTAATAATAATGAACCTATTTATGTGAATTTTGGAAACAATGTGGTTATTTCTAAAATAGAACAAGATAACTATCAGCAAAAATTTAATTATGATCTATCGTGTACAGGGGATAGTAAAGAATTCTCGTTTAAAGTTTCAGTTAAAGGTGATCCGGCTGTATTTGATAATCAATTATTAGCAACAAGTGTCACTGATTTAGCTATAAAAATAGTCTTGAATAACACAGAGTTATTACCTGTAAATAAAAAAATAAAAGTGGAACGTAGTAAGTTACCTGAATTTAGTGCATTACTTGTTAAAAAACAGGGGGCTAATTTGGCTGAAGGTAAATTTCGTTCATCAGCATCTGTTATATTTGAATATGAGTAG
- a CDS encoding glycerophosphodiester phosphodiesterase family protein: MSFNFHRAEEGIVLANGHRGYTRKYPENTLPAFIGALEVGTHCIEIDVHLTVDNEIVVTHDHRIDRVSTGTGFVEEMTYGQLCRYDFGVNFGDKFAGTPIPLLKDVLNWAVKNHVGLIVEVKQRRRVDDFIHHLVILLQSIPDAISHIQLLGFSHVLINKVKERIPELALQVVTIERYNNQLAGVLASNASCVCIEYEYTHIDDLIAYKKAGLGVRLYLHENKNGIYPLEQYQLKFGGDCKSEIFRWMQLGLIDILSHDDIPYLQTLIEEAGLRWA; the protein is encoded by the coding sequence ATGTCATTTAATTTTCATCGTGCAGAAGAAGGCATTGTGCTGGCGAATGGCCATCGGGGGTATACCCGCAAATATCCAGAAAATACGCTACCTGCTTTTATCGGGGCACTTGAGGTAGGAACGCACTGTATTGAAATAGATGTCCACCTTACAGTAGACAATGAAATTGTCGTCACGCATGACCATCGAATTGATCGCGTCTCGACTGGTACGGGATTTGTTGAAGAAATGACTTATGGGCAGTTATGCCGTTATGATTTTGGGGTAAATTTCGGTGATAAATTCGCAGGTACACCCATTCCACTGCTAAAAGATGTGCTGAATTGGGCTGTCAAAAACCATGTGGGTTTGATTGTCGAAGTCAAGCAACGCCGTCGAGTCGATGATTTTATACATCACCTTGTTATTTTACTACAGTCAATACCTGATGCGATTTCACATATTCAATTACTCGGATTTAGTCACGTTCTGATTAATAAAGTCAAAGAACGTATTCCAGAACTGGCATTGCAGGTGGTAACTATTGAGCGCTATAACAACCAACTTGCAGGGGTTCTAGCATCAAACGCCAGCTGTGTTTGTATTGAATATGAGTATACTCACATTGATGATTTAATCGCCTACAAAAAAGCCGGACTGGGCGTGAGGCTCTATTTGCATGAGAATAAGAATGGTATCTATCCATTAGAACAATATCAGCTTAAGTTTGGGGGAGACTGCAAGTCAGAAATATTTCGATGGATGCAGTTGGGACTAATTGATATTCTCAGCCATGATGATATTCCATACTTGCAAACGCTTATTGAAGAAGCAGGCCTCCGTTGGGCATAA
- a CDS encoding fimbrial protein gives MTRRRGVFFIFLFFITSFFIVRESAAQKNLQVNVYGEILPPVACIINNKNTIKGDFGELYPADFDGKKNKIELIIPLSCNERPTNNMKFFITGSPSSFDNNAVTAGRSDVGVKFFYLDKEVKLKSEYNFTYTNTIKIEALLIKNPNEKLVSGDFTATAFLNVDYL, from the coding sequence ATGACAAGAAGAAGGGGTGTTTTCTTTATTTTTTTATTTTTTATTACGTCATTTTTTATCGTAAGAGAAAGTGCTGCTCAAAAAAACTTACAGGTAAATGTATATGGAGAAATATTACCTCCAGTAGCTTGTATTATTAATAATAAAAACACGATTAAAGGTGATTTTGGTGAGTTGTATCCTGCTGATTTTGATGGTAAAAAAAATAAAATTGAGTTAATTATTCCTTTATCTTGCAATGAAAGACCGACCAATAATATGAAGTTTTTTATCACTGGTTCTCCTTCTTCTTTTGATAATAATGCAGTTACTGCCGGACGCAGTGATGTCGGTGTTAAGTTTTTTTATCTAGATAAAGAAGTTAAGCTTAAATCGGAATACAATTTTACATATACCAATACAATTAAAATTGAGGCGCTTCTGATTAAAAATCCAAATGAAAAGCTCGTTTCTGGTGATTTTACAGCAACCGCATTTCTTAATGTCGATTATCTCTAG
- a CDS encoding fimbrial protein — translation MKLKKLYFNSLIFSFLTLSLMSVKAADNLFFEGNLVKEPCTVLSDNKTLTVKFNTVDVKALRDGQKTEGIPFIITVSNCDNSVAKNINFLFEGFESDSHKGYLGININGKPSGIGIGIEDKNKKFIAINKDNSQFSLNKNENQFLFNAFLKAEPSVVVSKKIELGKFSSTATFHITYP, via the coding sequence ATGAAACTTAAAAAGTTATATTTTAATTCACTCATTTTCTCTTTCCTTACCCTATCACTAATGAGTGTAAAGGCAGCAGATAATCTCTTTTTTGAAGGCAACTTAGTAAAAGAGCCTTGTACTGTTTTATCTGATAATAAAACATTAACGGTGAAGTTTAATACGGTTGATGTAAAAGCATTACGTGATGGGCAAAAAACAGAAGGTATCCCTTTTATTATTACCGTTTCAAATTGTGATAACAGTGTCGCTAAAAATATTAATTTTTTGTTTGAAGGGTTTGAATCTGATTCACATAAAGGATATTTGGGCATTAATATTAACGGTAAACCTTCAGGAATTGGTATCGGTATAGAAGATAAAAATAAGAAATTTATCGCAATTAATAAAGATAATAGCCAGTTTTCATTAAATAAAAATGAAAACCAATTTTTATTTAATGCCTTTTTGAAAGCAGAACCCAGTGTGGTTGTGAGTAAAAAAATCGAATTAGGAAAATTTAGTAGCACTGCCACATTTCATATCACATATCCATAA